In Amycolatopsis jiangsuensis, the following proteins share a genomic window:
- a CDS encoding SRPBCC family protein encodes MIKIDEEIPVPAPPERVWEVVSDPGQVVSCISGAELGESHEDGSFDGTLVVKFGAVRVRFGARMSLDLEEPEREGRLSARGRDGQGATRFSAHATFRVTEDAGGSWVRVTGEVSLAGKLASLIEAGAGAVVSRMTKEFSDELVRRCAGSTAVVPAPRRTVWSRLRAWWQRIVHKRQDNPSEVRSGKAQ; translated from the coding sequence TTGATCAAGATCGACGAGGAGATCCCGGTCCCCGCGCCGCCGGAACGGGTGTGGGAGGTCGTGTCCGATCCCGGCCAGGTGGTGTCGTGCATCAGCGGTGCCGAACTCGGCGAATCGCACGAGGACGGCTCTTTCGACGGCACGCTGGTCGTGAAGTTCGGCGCGGTGCGGGTGCGGTTCGGCGCCCGCATGTCGCTGGACCTGGAGGAACCCGAACGGGAAGGACGGCTCTCCGCCCGCGGCCGGGACGGGCAGGGCGCCACGCGGTTCTCCGCGCACGCCACCTTCCGCGTGACCGAGGACGCCGGGGGCTCCTGGGTCCGGGTCACCGGCGAGGTCAGTCTCGCGGGCAAGCTCGCTTCACTGATCGAAGCCGGTGCCGGCGCGGTGGTTTCCCGGATGACCAAAGAGTTTTCCGACGAACTCGTCCGCCGATGCGCGGGCAGCACCGCGGTCGTCCCGGCGCCGCGGCGCACGGTCTGGAGCCGGCTGCGGGCGTGGTGGCAGCGGATCGTCCACAAGCGACAGGACAACCCGAGCGAGGTGCGCAGTGGCAAGGCTCAATAG
- a CDS encoding amidohydrolase family protein: protein MIIDCHGHFTTAPPALGKWRERQIAAFEESGARVSPDELRIHDDELRDAIEQGQLKLQRERGTDLTLFSPGAGKMAHHYGDAETSLVWSRVSNDLIARVCDLFPDRFAPVCQLPQSPGAALAGSVRASAAELERCVGELGFVGCLLNPDPSDGYWQAPPLTDRVYYPLYEKMVELDVPAMVHVAMSRNDAVQGTCAHYLNGDTAVFMQLCESDLFRDFPTLRLILPHGGGAVPYHWGRYRGMMLDRGRPPLEEALLGNVFFDTCVYHRRGLELLTDVIPAANVLFASEMIGAVRSVDPETGHRFDDTLAQLDAIGSITPEDRGAIYGGNALRVFPRLRDRINHHEQQREAAR, encoded by the coding sequence ATGATCATCGACTGCCACGGGCATTTCACCACTGCTCCGCCCGCGCTCGGGAAGTGGCGCGAGCGCCAGATCGCCGCGTTCGAGGAATCCGGCGCGCGCGTCTCGCCGGACGAGCTGCGCATCCACGACGACGAACTGCGCGACGCGATCGAACAGGGCCAGCTGAAGCTGCAGCGCGAACGCGGCACCGACCTCACGCTGTTCTCTCCGGGTGCCGGGAAAATGGCGCACCACTACGGCGACGCGGAGACCAGCCTGGTGTGGTCGCGGGTCAGCAACGATCTCATCGCGCGGGTCTGCGACCTGTTCCCGGACCGGTTCGCGCCGGTCTGCCAGCTGCCGCAGTCACCCGGTGCCGCGCTGGCCGGCTCGGTCCGGGCTTCGGCCGCCGAGCTGGAGCGCTGCGTCGGCGAGCTCGGGTTCGTCGGCTGCCTGCTCAACCCGGACCCTTCCGACGGCTACTGGCAGGCTCCGCCGCTGACCGACCGGGTCTACTACCCGCTCTACGAGAAGATGGTGGAGCTGGACGTGCCCGCGATGGTGCACGTGGCGATGTCGCGCAACGACGCGGTCCAGGGCACCTGCGCGCATTACCTCAACGGCGACACCGCCGTGTTCATGCAGCTGTGCGAATCGGACCTGTTCCGGGATTTTCCCACTCTGCGGCTGATCCTGCCACACGGCGGCGGCGCGGTGCCGTACCACTGGGGCCGCTACCGCGGGATGATGCTGGACCGTGGTCGTCCGCCGCTGGAGGAAGCGTTGCTGGGCAACGTTTTCTTCGATACCTGCGTGTACCACCGGCGCGGCCTGGAACTGCTCACCGACGTCATCCCCGCCGCGAACGTGCTGTTCGCCTCGGAGATGATCGGCGCGGTCCGCTCGGTCGATCCCGAGACCGGCCATCGGTTCGACGACACCTTGGCCCAGCTGGACGCCATCGGCTCGATCACGCCGGAGGACCGCGGCGCCATCTACGGCGGCAACGCGCTGCGGGTCTTCCCGCGCCTGCGCGACCGGATCAACCACCACGAACAGCAGCGGGAGGCCGCGCGGTGA
- a CDS encoding 4,5-dihydroxyphthalate decarboxylase — protein sequence MEKLSTVLGDYAHGRALLGGDTEVPGYAIEPVQVSPVIGAYRRMVRDLEFDVCELAPTSYLMAVQAGVPLTAIPVFLNRRFHHADVQCAAASGVRFPGDLAGKRIGVRAYTVTTGVWVRGILHAEYGLDLGSVTWVVDDEDHIEGRAPANVERVTDGRSLGALLRAGEIDAALSGNAGTGRAGAPLAGWSAPAEEPPGAAGEPYPLFPDHDVLATDWHLRTGIYPLHSVIALRRELVERDPGLPSALYAAFAESKRLQVAADPEWSALPRLGKQARQLGADPIPYGADRNDRSLRALVEFSRQQGLLDADFPAEPRRLFAEGDYPDA from the coding sequence ATGGAAAAGCTGTCCACGGTACTGGGGGACTACGCGCACGGGCGCGCGCTGCTCGGCGGGGACACCGAAGTCCCCGGCTACGCGATCGAGCCGGTGCAGGTCAGCCCGGTCATCGGGGCGTACCGGCGGATGGTCCGGGACCTCGAGTTCGACGTGTGCGAGCTCGCCCCCACCTCCTACCTGATGGCGGTGCAGGCCGGGGTGCCGCTGACCGCGATCCCGGTCTTCCTCAACCGCCGCTTCCACCACGCCGACGTGCAGTGCGCCGCGGCGTCCGGAGTCCGGTTCCCCGGCGATCTCGCGGGCAAGCGGATCGGGGTGCGGGCCTACACGGTCACCACCGGGGTGTGGGTCCGCGGCATCCTGCACGCCGAGTACGGCCTCGACCTCGGGTCGGTGACCTGGGTCGTCGACGACGAGGACCACATCGAGGGCCGCGCGCCGGCGAACGTCGAACGGGTCACCGACGGCCGTTCGCTGGGTGCGCTGCTGCGGGCCGGGGAGATCGACGCCGCGTTGAGCGGCAACGCCGGCACCGGCCGGGCGGGTGCCCCGCTGGCCGGCTGGTCGGCGCCGGCCGAGGAACCACCCGGTGCGGCCGGCGAGCCCTACCCGCTGTTCCCGGACCACGACGTGCTCGCCACCGACTGGCACCTGCGCACCGGGATCTATCCCCTGCACTCGGTGATCGCGCTGCGCCGCGAGCTGGTCGAACGTGATCCCGGCCTGCCGAGCGCGCTGTACGCCGCCTTCGCGGAAAGCAAACGCCTTCAGGTCGCCGCGGACCCCGAGTGGTCGGCACTTCCCCGGCTGGGGAAGCAGGCCCGGCAGCTCGGTGCCGACCCGATCCCGTACGGCGCGGACCGGAACGACCGGAGCCTGCGGGCACTCGTGGAGTTCTCCCGCCAGCAGGGCCTGCTCGACGCGGACTTCCCCGCCGAACCCCGGCGGCTGTTCGCCGAGGGCGACTACCCGGACGCCTGA
- a CDS encoding HpcH/HpaI aldolase family protein yields the protein MARLNSVIGALEAGQHAFAAFVPPEPAAARDFATVDYDGLVFEAEHKPWDAANLRDSLQYLLDRRRILESGTLAASPTPLVRVPVNGAELGQWHAKQALDLGAYGIVWPHISRVEEARNAVAACRYPRLPDAARYEPAGIRGDAPAAAARYWGLSTQDYYAKADVWPLDPDGEILVVIQIEDQLGIENLPAILEQVPGIGLVLIGEGDLSQELGVPRQLEHPLLERARNRIVATCLEHGVAVGHPHVTAGNAEQVIGEGYRFLMTAPVRSHPGLDRGRALTGRG from the coding sequence GTGGCAAGGCTCAATAGCGTGATCGGCGCCCTGGAAGCGGGGCAGCACGCGTTCGCGGCGTTCGTGCCACCGGAACCGGCCGCGGCGCGGGACTTCGCGACCGTGGACTACGACGGTCTGGTGTTCGAAGCCGAGCACAAGCCCTGGGACGCGGCGAACCTGCGGGACAGCCTGCAGTACCTGCTCGACCGGCGGCGCATCCTCGAATCCGGCACGCTCGCCGCGTCGCCCACGCCGCTGGTCCGGGTACCGGTCAACGGCGCGGAACTCGGGCAGTGGCACGCGAAACAGGCGCTCGACCTCGGTGCGTACGGTATTGTCTGGCCGCACATCTCGCGGGTCGAAGAGGCCCGCAACGCGGTGGCCGCCTGCCGCTATCCCCGGCTGCCCGACGCGGCCCGCTACGAACCCGCCGGTATCCGCGGTGACGCGCCCGCCGCGGCCGCCCGGTACTGGGGCCTGTCCACTCAGGACTACTACGCCAAGGCCGACGTGTGGCCGCTGGACCCGGACGGCGAAATCCTCGTGGTGATCCAGATCGAGGACCAGCTCGGCATCGAGAACCTGCCCGCCATCCTCGAGCAGGTGCCCGGGATCGGGCTGGTCCTGATCGGCGAGGGCGACCTGAGCCAGGAACTGGGCGTGCCGCGGCAGCTCGAGCATCCGCTGCTCGAGCGGGCCCGGAACCGGATCGTGGCGACCTGTCTGGAGCACGGCGTGGCGGTCGGGCACCCGCACGTCACCGCCGGGAACGCCGAGCAGGTCATCGGCGAGGGCTACCGCTTCCTCATGACCGCTCCGGTGCGCAGCCACCCCGGCCTGGACCGGGGCCGTGCGCTGACCGGCCGCGGCTGA
- a CDS encoding aldo/keto reductase, translating to MTARPQSEVDRVPVADLGGLPMPLIGYGTHPMRGPQATEAVLAALEEGYRLVDTATRYRNEEAIGAALAQTGVPREDLFVTTKMPPDRVGLERRTLEESLTALGVDHVDLWLIHWPPGGYPGVTSWGEFARAREEGLVRAIGVSNYSIELIDALHEATGQYPAVNQRQWGPGEYAPAFAEALAARGVVLSAHSPLRSTDLNDPVLVSIARAHDRSVQEVVVAWNLHHGVAVTVKSAHRDRMVRNLSAAGLTLSEDEVAAIDQLGAA from the coding sequence GTGACCGCGCGACCACAGTCCGAAGTGGACCGGGTACCCGTCGCCGACCTCGGCGGCCTGCCGATGCCGCTGATCGGCTACGGCACCCATCCGATGCGTGGGCCACAGGCCACCGAGGCGGTACTGGCCGCGCTGGAGGAGGGCTACCGGCTCGTCGACACCGCCACGCGCTACCGCAACGAAGAGGCCATCGGCGCGGCGCTGGCGCAGACCGGCGTCCCGCGCGAGGACCTGTTCGTCACCACCAAGATGCCGCCGGACCGGGTCGGGCTCGAACGGCGCACGCTGGAGGAAAGCCTCACCGCACTCGGCGTCGACCACGTCGACCTGTGGCTGATCCACTGGCCACCCGGCGGGTACCCGGGCGTCACCAGCTGGGGTGAGTTCGCCCGGGCGCGGGAGGAAGGCCTCGTGCGTGCCATCGGCGTCAGCAACTACTCGATCGAGCTGATCGACGCCCTGCACGAAGCGACGGGCCAGTACCCGGCGGTGAACCAGCGCCAATGGGGGCCGGGGGAGTACGCCCCCGCGTTCGCCGAGGCCCTCGCGGCGCGCGGAGTGGTGCTGAGCGCGCACAGTCCCTTGCGCAGCACCGATCTGAATGACCCTGTCCTGGTATCCATCGCGCGGGCGCACGACCGCAGCGTGCAGGAAGTCGTCGTCGCGTGGAACCTGCATCATGGTGTCGCCGTGACGGTCAAATCCGCCCACCGCGACCGGATGGTGCGCAACCTGTCCGCGGCCGGCCTCACCTTGTCCGAGGACGAGGTCGCGGCGATCGATCAGCTCGGCGCGGCCTGA
- a CDS encoding SDR family oxidoreductase — MRDGRPRRCRRPPRSPGCGSKGGLKMLTKGMCADLGPAGVQVNGLAPGYFDTELNAALVADEDFSAWIRGRTPAGRWGTVTDLVGTLLFLCSPASDFVSGQVVFVDGGMTSVL; from the coding sequence CTGCGGGATGGTCGACCGCGGCGCTGCCGAAGGCCGCCGCGGTCGCCCGGGTGCGGTTCCAAAGGCGGCCTGAAAATGCTGACCAAGGGCATGTGCGCCGACCTCGGCCCGGCCGGGGTCCAGGTCAACGGCCTGGCCCCGGGCTACTTCGACACCGAGCTGAACGCCGCGCTGGTCGCCGACGAGGACTTCAGCGCCTGGATCCGCGGCCGCACCCCGGCCGGCCGCTGGGGCACGGTGACGGACCTGGTCGGCACGCTGCTGTTCCTGTGCTCCCCCGCCTCGGATTTCGTGAGCGGCCAAGTGGTTTTCGTGGACGGCGGGATGACTTCGGTGCTCTGA
- a CDS encoding amidohydrolase family protein: MDIVDTHCHVVSADLARYPRAPLGGKQSGWATTRPVTADGMAERMNEAGITQSVLVQATTAYGYDNSYVLDSRARRPDRFLAVGTVDPLRPDAAEHLAAVTGDGGLSGVRLFTSGSTVPVQGEWFAAPETYPFWERAGELGVTVCLQMRLGPATPQLVALLERFPSVRVLLDHLGYPEITDSPADAGAAVAELAVHPGLHLKLTHRNLEPLRDAGKEAAAFLDPVLASFGAQRIAWGSNLPAAEQSLPELVALARQVLAEVPEPEQREIFAGTARRLYPGLPG; encoded by the coding sequence ATGGACATCGTCGACACACACTGCCACGTCGTCTCCGCCGACCTCGCGCGTTATCCGCGTGCCCCGCTGGGCGGCAAGCAGTCCGGCTGGGCCACCACCCGCCCGGTCACCGCGGACGGGATGGCCGAGCGGATGAACGAGGCGGGCATCACCCAGTCCGTGCTGGTGCAGGCCACGACCGCGTACGGCTACGACAACTCCTACGTGCTCGACAGTCGGGCCCGGCGCCCGGACCGGTTCCTCGCGGTGGGGACCGTGGACCCGCTGCGGCCGGACGCGGCCGAGCACCTCGCGGCCGTGACCGGTGACGGCGGTCTGTCCGGCGTACGGCTGTTCACCAGCGGCAGCACCGTTCCGGTGCAGGGCGAGTGGTTTGCGGCGCCGGAGACCTACCCGTTCTGGGAACGCGCGGGCGAGCTGGGAGTCACGGTGTGCCTGCAGATGCGGCTCGGCCCGGCGACCCCGCAGCTGGTCGCGCTGCTGGAGCGGTTCCCGTCGGTGCGGGTGCTGCTGGACCACCTCGGCTACCCGGAGATCACCGATTCGCCCGCGGACGCCGGAGCCGCGGTGGCGGAACTCGCCGTGCATCCGGGCCTGCACCTGAAGCTGACCCACCGCAACCTGGAACCCCTCCGCGACGCGGGCAAGGAGGCCGCCGCGTTCCTCGACCCGGTGCTGGCTTCCTTCGGCGCGCAGCGGATCGCGTGGGGATCGAACCTGCCCGCGGCCGAGCAGTCGCTGCCGGAACTCGTCGCGCTGGCCCGTCAGGTCCTTGCCGAGGTTCCGGAGCCGGAGCAGCGGGAGATCTTCGCGGGTACGGCACGCCGGCTGTATCCGGGGCTGCCGGGTTAG
- a CDS encoding GntR family transcriptional regulator has product MDNGDGKATTTRYGQVYEELRTVLLSGGYEPNTRLTEADLTSRFAVSRGTIRSVLVRLAQEGYITSEANRGVRTRSFTIEEAADILEARETLEAALAGKAAERATDREIEGLARTLEQMELAQERGDQTAYSRGNRAFHQQVKAAAHQATLARTYDTLLYPLVMRQYRNISARHPRSGSLAEHRAILLAILTRNPEAAAAAMRHHVGSARRALLLDRGGST; this is encoded by the coding sequence GTGGACAACGGCGACGGCAAGGCCACCACCACGCGCTACGGCCAGGTGTACGAGGAACTGCGCACAGTGCTGCTCTCGGGTGGTTACGAGCCGAACACCCGGCTCACCGAGGCGGACCTGACGAGCCGGTTCGCCGTGTCCCGCGGGACGATCCGCTCCGTGCTCGTGCGGCTGGCCCAGGAGGGGTACATCACCAGCGAAGCCAACCGGGGCGTCCGCACGAGGAGTTTCACCATCGAGGAGGCAGCCGACATCCTCGAAGCGCGCGAAACCCTGGAGGCGGCGCTCGCGGGCAAGGCCGCGGAGCGCGCCACCGACCGGGAGATCGAGGGGCTGGCGCGGACCCTGGAACAGATGGAGCTGGCGCAGGAACGCGGTGACCAGACGGCTTATTCGAGGGGCAACCGGGCGTTTCACCAGCAGGTGAAGGCGGCTGCCCACCAGGCCACGCTGGCGCGTACCTACGACACGCTGCTCTATCCGTTGGTGATGCGCCAGTACCGCAACATCTCGGCGCGGCATCCGCGGTCCGGCTCGCTGGCCGAGCACCGGGCGATCCTGCTGGCCATCCTCACCCGCAACCCGGAGGCGGCCGCCGCCGCGATGCGCCACCACGTCGGCTCCGCGCGGCGGGCGCTGCTGCTGGACCGGGGCGGGAGCACCTGA
- a CDS encoding M24 family metallopeptidase: MAGGRQGLATATVVLSKARPALRAAGESCAAATEALIAAVRPGAPLREGYAAAAREFGDRPGTARILALRGGGALRLARSSEVPAEPGTVLGVHLAVEVPDGGAVELAETVLVTASGAEPLAKTPLRLVELY, encoded by the coding sequence CTGGCCGGCGGGCGCCAAGGCCTCGCCACCGCCACCGTGGTGCTCAGCAAGGCCCGACCGGCACTCCGTGCGGCAGGAGAATCCTGTGCCGCCGCAACGGAAGCACTGATCGCGGCGGTGCGTCCCGGCGCACCGCTGCGGGAGGGCTACGCCGCCGCGGCACGGGAGTTCGGCGACCGGCCGGGGACCGCCCGGATCCTCGCGTTGCGGGGTGGCGGCGCGCTGCGCCTGGCGCGCTCGAGCGAGGTGCCGGCCGAACCGGGCACGGTGCTCGGCGTCCACCTGGCCGTCGAGGTGCCGGACGGGGGAGCGGTGGAGCTGGCCGAAACGGTGCTGGTCACCGCGTCCGGAGCGGAGCCGCTCGCGAAGACCCCGCTGCGGCTCGTCGAACTGTACTGA
- a CDS encoding GAF and ANTAR domain-containing protein — translation MKGRHRELLWQAIATPAEEPDRRDGWAEGVCVACTQTMDQVDGAILSLRGTGRSQEVLGASAPWATRLSELQYTAGEGPGVEAFRAGSPVLVPDLAADQVRWPGFAQSALAAGLGAVFAFPLQFGAIRLGTFELARHRPGGLSSAEAKDAALAADLTTTALLRHSREAARAGHELAPRTMVSYQDVHVATGMLAARLGMSLDDAFTRLRAHAYTTNRSVLDVARDVLERRSTLEESAE, via the coding sequence GTGAAGGGCCGGCACCGGGAGCTGCTGTGGCAGGCGATCGCCACTCCGGCCGAAGAACCGGACCGTCGCGACGGCTGGGCCGAGGGGGTGTGTGTGGCCTGCACCCAGACCATGGACCAGGTCGACGGGGCGATCCTGTCGCTGCGTGGCACCGGGCGGTCGCAGGAGGTGCTGGGCGCCAGCGCCCCCTGGGCCACCCGATTGTCGGAGTTGCAGTACACCGCGGGCGAAGGCCCCGGCGTCGAGGCCTTCCGCGCCGGGAGCCCGGTACTCGTGCCGGACCTGGCCGCCGATCAGGTGCGCTGGCCCGGCTTCGCCCAGTCCGCGCTCGCCGCAGGACTGGGCGCGGTCTTCGCGTTCCCCCTGCAGTTCGGCGCGATCCGGCTCGGCACCTTCGAGCTGGCCCGCCACCGTCCTGGCGGGCTGAGCAGCGCGGAGGCGAAGGACGCCGCACTGGCCGCCGACCTGACCACGACTGCCCTGCTCCGGCATTCCCGCGAGGCGGCCCGCGCCGGGCACGAGTTAGCGCCCCGCACGATGGTGTCCTACCAGGACGTGCACGTCGCGACCGGCATGCTCGCCGCCCGGCTGGGCATGAGCCTCGACGACGCGTTCACCCGCCTGCGAGCCCACGCCTACACCACGAACCGGTCGGTCCTGGACGTGGCCCGGGATGTACTGGAGCGCCGCAGCACCCTCGAGGAGTCGGCCGAATGA
- a CDS encoding universal stress protein translates to MDSAAAVCGPVVVAFDGSPRAEHALDWAALAAAGRGTSLVIASTTWWPAVFEPAALAVRLVPDACVDEAVAAVTEAWPALEVSGVEAGGAGEVLGCAAELDAALLVVAADAGIPVRGLVRGAAVPIAFAGGPVGGGPVVVGIDAWRIRPAKLAFAFDLANAAGQEVHILHTGTRRWRGTAARAFAGFAVAELGDWLVSYPDVAVRYEFTTAGRTSVLARRARAASLLVG, encoded by the coding sequence GTGGACAGTGCCGCGGCGGTCTGCGGGCCGGTCGTCGTCGCGTTCGACGGCAGCCCGCGCGCCGAGCATGCCCTGGACTGGGCTGCGCTCGCGGCAGCCGGCCGGGGCACGAGCCTCGTCATCGCCAGTACGACCTGGTGGCCCGCCGTCTTCGAGCCGGCGGCTCTGGCGGTGCGCCTGGTCCCGGATGCATGCGTCGACGAGGCCGTCGCCGCCGTGACCGAGGCCTGGCCCGCGCTGGAGGTGTCCGGGGTCGAGGCCGGTGGCGCGGGCGAGGTGCTCGGATGCGCTGCCGAACTCGACGCGGCGCTGCTCGTCGTCGCCGCGGACGCGGGGATTCCGGTGCGCGGCTTGGTGCGTGGCGCGGCCGTTCCGATCGCGTTCGCCGGCGGGCCGGTGGGCGGCGGTCCGGTCGTCGTCGGGATCGATGCTTGGCGAATCCGCCCCGCCAAGCTGGCCTTCGCCTTCGACCTCGCGAACGCTGCCGGACAAGAAGTGCACATCCTGCACACTGGCACCCGGCGATGGCGCGGCACAGCAGCGCGGGCCTTCGCCGGGTTCGCCGTGGCGGAACTGGGGGATTGGCTGGTGTCCTATCCGGACGTTGCGGTGCGTTACGAGTTCACCACGGCAGGGCGCACGTCCGTACTGGCCCGGCGCGCCCGTGCGGCCTCGCTGCTGGTCGGGTAG
- a CDS encoding thiamine pyrophosphate-binding protein: MKVYEALAAAFAAEGVTDVFGMMGDANMHWMNALAGHGTRLYEVRHEGAGLSMAHGFARASGRPGVVTTTSGPGTAQLATSMIVASRARIPLVAFCGETPLGDESAVQYLDQRRFAAAIECAFLRVAKADSAHEVVRRAFHLARTESRPVMISAPIDVQLQEFEDDLPYAPSTELLPAPQLLPHPDRVAQAAELLAAAKHPVLIAGRGARQAGAADQVLALQQRTGALLATTLQAKNWLHGRTGYHVGIAGLFGSKVAMELLQEADCVVAVGASLNHYTIESGYLFPDAKFVQIDTAPNVVMGNGRVADCYLQADAVSGLDALTTALERRGVQLEGFHTPDVHGRLTAPLTDPAEYRREPGLLDPREAIEVIDAELPPEIGLVLGSGHQTDFGTMLFQRSREVTSNYGMFGAIGQAPLLTIGASVAGGGEPLFVVEGDASFLMHLPEFETACRYRLPVLVVVLNDEGLGAEYHKASAKGLDPGLAVIPTPELGAVARALGGDGATVRSTGELRTALGEYVRAPRPTVIDVRITREVLSVPYRRIQYGEDV, translated from the coding sequence GTGAAAGTCTACGAAGCACTGGCCGCGGCGTTCGCCGCCGAGGGCGTCACCGACGTGTTCGGCATGATGGGCGACGCCAACATGCACTGGATGAACGCGCTCGCCGGGCACGGCACCCGGCTCTACGAGGTGCGGCACGAGGGTGCGGGGCTGAGCATGGCGCACGGGTTCGCCCGCGCGTCGGGCCGGCCCGGGGTGGTGACGACCACGAGCGGTCCGGGCACCGCGCAGCTGGCCACCTCGATGATCGTGGCGAGCCGGGCGCGGATCCCGCTCGTCGCGTTCTGCGGCGAGACGCCGCTCGGGGACGAGTCCGCGGTGCAGTACCTCGACCAGCGGCGGTTCGCCGCCGCGATCGAATGCGCGTTCCTGCGGGTGGCCAAGGCGGATTCCGCGCACGAAGTGGTGCGGCGGGCCTTCCACCTCGCCCGCACCGAATCCCGGCCGGTGATGATCAGCGCGCCGATCGACGTGCAGCTGCAGGAGTTCGAGGACGACCTGCCCTACGCGCCGTCCACCGAACTGCTTCCGGCGCCGCAGCTGCTGCCCCATCCGGACCGGGTGGCGCAGGCCGCCGAACTGCTCGCCGCGGCGAAGCATCCGGTCCTCATCGCCGGGCGGGGCGCACGCCAGGCCGGGGCGGCGGACCAGGTCCTCGCCCTGCAGCAGCGGACCGGCGCGCTGCTCGCCACCACTTTGCAAGCGAAGAACTGGCTGCACGGCCGGACCGGGTACCACGTCGGCATCGCCGGCCTGTTCGGCAGCAAGGTCGCGATGGAGCTGTTGCAGGAGGCCGATTGCGTGGTGGCGGTGGGCGCGAGCCTCAACCACTACACGATCGAAAGCGGATACCTGTTCCCGGACGCGAAGTTCGTGCAGATCGACACCGCGCCGAACGTGGTGATGGGCAACGGCCGCGTCGCCGACTGCTACCTCCAGGCGGACGCCGTCAGCGGGCTGGACGCACTGACCACCGCGCTGGAGCGGCGGGGTGTGCAGCTGGAAGGCTTCCACACGCCCGACGTGCACGGCCGGCTCACCGCGCCCCTGACCGACCCCGCCGAGTACCGCCGCGAACCCGGTCTGCTCGACCCGCGCGAGGCGATCGAAGTGATCGACGCCGAGCTGCCCCCGGAGATCGGACTGGTGCTCGGCAGCGGGCACCAGACCGACTTCGGCACCATGCTGTTCCAGCGTTCCCGCGAGGTCACCTCCAACTACGGGATGTTCGGGGCGATCGGGCAGGCGCCGCTGCTGACGATCGGCGCGTCCGTGGCCGGCGGTGGCGAGCCGCTGTTCGTCGTGGAGGGCGACGCGAGCTTCCTCATGCACCTGCCGGAGTTCGAAACCGCCTGCCGCTACCGGCTTCCCGTACTCGTGGTCGTGCTGAACGACGAGGGTCTCGGTGCGGAGTACCACAAAGCGAGCGCGAAGGGCCTCGACCCCGGGCTCGCGGTGATCCCGACCCCGGAGCTGGGCGCGGTCGCGCGGGCGCTGGGCGGTGACGGGGCGACCGTGCGCAGCACCGGGGAGCTGCGTACCGCGCTGGGCGAGTACGTGCGTGCGCCGCGCCCGACGGTGATCGACGTCCGCATCACCCGCGAAGTGCTCAGCGTGCCCTACCGGCGCATCCAGTACGGCGAGGACGTGTGA
- a CDS encoding GAF domain-containing protein, with the protein MTRPSERNTSHHAARGATAVLPPEASEALAAITARLVGRPDNGTVLRLITEAGVDLLGANATGVLLLDAHGEPAVAAASDETAQFVELLQTHVQQGPCVECITSATLVTAPDLGRERNRWPGFVPAALEAGYHAVVAIPLRLDGAAVGGLNLLYEPRTTLEPWQLALAQVTADLTVLALVQERGERRTDRLLEATVGALNDRVQHGQAIGVVAGTLGISPDAARALVRRYTARHDRVQREMTGALIDGTLAPADLTG; encoded by the coding sequence ATGACCCGCCCATCCGAAAGAAACACCAGTCACCACGCGGCGCGCGGAGCGACCGCGGTCCTGCCGCCGGAAGCCTCCGAGGCACTGGCCGCGATCACCGCGCGACTGGTCGGGCGCCCGGACAACGGCACCGTGCTGCGCCTGATCACCGAGGCCGGTGTCGACCTGCTCGGGGCGAACGCGACCGGGGTGCTGCTGCTCGACGCGCATGGGGAACCCGCTGTCGCGGCCGCGTCGGACGAGACCGCGCAGTTCGTGGAGCTGCTGCAGACCCACGTGCAGCAGGGCCCCTGCGTCGAGTGCATCACCTCGGCCACGCTCGTCACCGCACCGGATCTCGGGCGCGAACGGAACCGCTGGCCCGGTTTCGTCCCCGCGGCGCTGGAGGCCGGGTACCACGCGGTGGTCGCGATCCCGCTCCGGCTGGACGGCGCCGCGGTCGGCGGGCTGAACCTGCTGTACGAACCGCGGACCACGCTGGAGCCGTGGCAGCTCGCCCTGGCGCAGGTCACGGCGGACCTCACGGTGCTGGCCCTGGTGCAGGAGCGCGGCGAGCGCCGGACGGACCGGCTGCTCGAGGCCACCGTCGGTGCGCTGAACGACCGGGTCCAGCACGGCCAGGCGATCGGCGTGGTCGCCGGCACGCTCGGGATCTCGCCGGACGCGGCGCGCGCACTGGTGCGCCGGTACACCGCCCGGCACGACCGCGTCCAGCGTGAAATGACCGGCGCGCTCATCGACGGCACCCTCGCGCCGGCCGACCTCACCGGCTGA